In the Mytilus trossulus isolate FHL-02 chromosome 1, PNRI_Mtr1.1.1.hap1, whole genome shotgun sequence genome, one interval contains:
- the LOC134712416 gene encoding 3'-5' exoribonuclease HELZ2-like: MDSDSDDDWYDEDTNRRRNLRKNIYSQQGTNTVSLHETPDSWFHEGLQINRFEFIRSEKVFVFSPFLYRNVFSPFDESKYTNQPKIYKKCMINILSMEEAVCIPEDNKEMKIIISGREKCGQTYTDDTVYVKVSNEGEPEKDRKYYGEVVSFIDRNRFKNISHPVFVCLIDRRQSHLMIPICKTIPKINILHGRLAQKYPEGARTRVEIHKHDSATNDLKFHKYHNITEGDKENWLFTVVLLKWKSTNIHPLGAALGVVHSSKDIEEGMALISHQNSLPLWIDYPSDNEIEELGDETANRKYQDKTDSENIFTIARMEENVINHGFSIKRVKQNIVSVGIHVTDVSRFVHKDDEIDIQAQSRGFSFQSTKPAQNTLMLTDHINNRCSLKPRCRRYALSVFVEFDLTDNCNIRIVDTEICRTRISSSAHYNYTEIEDILNNRGILDENFADNIQLLFQLSKKLKFQRLRTQSFTFPVTVEFTTEDNIMKTRKAHSLVEEYLALANNTVGSILTQHFPMNVPVFHSLQLAKDSRSKPIDWYFFHKYFAHLLCSKQEESIEEIGKLSIDNAPTGPTYLYRRLADDSPMSENEYKNIENENILFVPIQSHVLEQILRFVQINENIDKAVELICSDNIHPKQGIALNDWQSFEPITEYVISELHTENSSVHFTCPLSRYCDIVTHRLVHAYLDGKKMPFELSELQNICLYLNAELKRRNDFNLQFKKVVLANYMKEQPTLFQGFVSNVSQEKYDIVIPGLHETTMGNLSVKFSEIGVCRIPEISEDNDLLLFKDSCLKVTVKWRKRLYSYKATLFAKPMDDGVKIRTDKYTKIYPHINTAFVSLKCWKNILQHVFEEQNNASFHETLKNKIEQMMQTLDRNKQHINSYKNSVSDVNSEVSEQVIIDHFVPFQTSFHHGQIVTVQLSAKEVSGILTPVPQIVSLTNGIKFCLPHVQDPIKTFSRYAEKSSLPKYKTIEDYKNIWLPIVEMESTFNAVDNGESVVINELPLKFKNAQGFFELDQEFCDKRDLEFGYIPEIDNDDRGLLISENKKYFLLPSGNFLCIMQAQDLDLETKQKIGNQVLHKDTYLWSGHAETTKICRYEKLEKEENGGQHRTTKLRVAFQLHENSSSPPASTLNDCRLEVIYKSPVDRRLETHLKKIQQASDLAKNIAVGKDINIPDRIHFEIAEQIIQEGLNVDIWENNAQQHWAIKTSLKTKFKLIQGPPGTGKTYIGVKLVYLFNKFNTLMHQRTGSTKNQIIFCGPSNRSVDLVARLVLEKLGPKAPRIVRMYGSAIEQISYPIPGRASVNKRNISDAKTDPYLVDHGIVLHHIIRQDGKPYAARLREIDRKFSDDIRMLEETDERTRMPLKTTVAEIKEYRGIQSKATKEELPHYDVIFCTTSLVANPKVLKATKDRVYQLIIDESGMCSEPSTIVPIIATYAKQVVLIGDHKQLRPINKCKEAAKLGLETSLFERYSANIQLKTMLQEQYRMHPKICEFPSNHFYDGELKTHPKVGISPQLLHMWPHTPDGYYPHVFFHVEGDEQTLTVKTDAGNEQSRFNDAEVKQVIKVFQHMVEKEDVSPSSINVMSQYNAQCTALREESVNTGLTIPIISTVVASQGGEWDYVIFSLVRSIPNYLIPKQPTRGWCLQNLGFITDINQINVALTRARKGLVIIGNRNLLVCDPVWKELIHDYEKKNCMFIGADFPPAT, from the exons ATGGATTCAGATTCTGACGATGATTGGTATGATGAAGACACTAATCGACGCAGGAATCttcgaaaaaatatttattcacaACAGGGCACAAACACAGTGTCATTACATGAGACTCCAGACTCCTGGTTTCACGAGGGTTTACAAATCAATCGATTCGAATTCATAAGGTCAGAGaaagtttttgttttcagtCCTTTTCTATATCGGAACGTATTTTCACCTTTTGAtgaaagtaaatacacaaatcaacctaaaatatataaaaaatgtatgataaataTTCTATCTATGGAAGAGGCCGTTTGTATTCCGGAAGACaacaaagaaatgaaaataattatttctggGCGGGAAAAGTGTGGACAAACATATACAGACGACACAGTGTATGTAAAAGTATCTAACGAAGGGGAGCCCGAGAAAGATAGAAAATACTACGGTGAAGTCGTATCATTTATAGATAGAAATCGCTTTAAAAACATATCACATCCAGTCTTTGTTTGTCTCATAGATCGACGACAGAGTCATCTAATGATTCCAATTTGCAAGACTAttccaaaaataaatatcttacacGGACGTCTTGCACAGAAGTATCCGGAAGGTGCGAGAACAAGAGTTGAAATTCATAAACATGATTCGGCTACGAATGATCTCAAGTTTCATAAGTATCATAACATCACAGAAGGTGACAAAGAAAACTGGTTGTTTACTGTAGTTCTTTTGAAATGGAAGTCAACTAATATTCATCCCCTCGGGGCAGCCTTAGGTGTAGTACATAGCTCGAAAGACATAGAGGAGGGAATGGCCTTGATTTCTCACCAAAACAGTTTGCCGTTATGGATTGATTACCCTTCTGACAATGAAATCGAAGAACTAGGAGATGAAACTGCAAATCGCAAATATCAAGATAAAACCGACTccgaaaatatatttacaatagcTAGAATGGAGGAAAATGTTATAAATCACGGCTTTAGTATTAAGAGAGTTAAGCAGAACATAGTTAGCGTTGGTATTCATGTCACTGACGTTAGCAGGTTTGTTCACAAAGATGATGAAATAGATATCCAAGCGCAATCCCGTGGATTTTCTTTTCAAAGCACAAAACCAGCACAGAATACACTTATGCTGACTGATCATATCAACAACCGATGCAGCCTAAAACCAAGGTGTAGAAGATATGCATTATCAGTTTTCGTTGAATTCGACCTAACTGACAATtgcaatatacgtatagtagaCACAGAAATTTGTAGAACGAGAATAAGTTCATCTGCTCATTATAATTACACAGAAATTGAAGACATTCTCAACAATCGAGGTATACTTGATGAAAACTTCGCTGACAACATACAGCTTCTTTTTCAATTGtcaaagaaattgaaatttcaaCGTCTAAGAACGCAGTCTTTTACATTCCCAGTAACTGTAGAATTTACAACTGAAGATAACATTATGAAAACAAGAAAAGCACATTCTTTAGTAGAAGAATACCTTGCTCTTGCCAACAATACAGTAGGAAGCATTCTGACGCAACATTTCCCAATGAATGTACCTGTTTTCCATTCATTACAATTGGCCAAAGATAGCAGAAGTAAACCAATAGATTGGTATTTCTTCCACAAATATTTTGCTCACCTGTTGTGTAGCAAACAAGAAGAGAGCATAGAAGAAATAGGGAAGTTATCAATTGATAATGCACCAACAGGACCAACTTATTTGTATCGAAGGTTAGCCGACGACTCCCCTATGAgtgaaaatgaatataaaaatattgaaaatgagaATATACTTTTTGTTCCAATACAGTCACATGTTTTAGAACAAATTTTGAGATTTgttcaaataaatgaaaatattgacaaaGCAGTTGAACTTATTTGTTCTGATAACATTCACCCTAAACAGGGTATAGCTTTGAACGATTGGCAATCATTTGAACCTATTACCGAATACGTTATATCTGAACTTCATACAGAAAATTCGTCTGTTCATTTCACGTGCCCTCTCAGTAGATATTGTGATATTGTCACTCATCGACTGGTACATGCTTATTTAGATGGAAAAAAGATGCCCTTTGAATTGTCTGAATtacaaaacatttgtttgtatttgaaTGCGGAATTGAAAAGAAGAAACGATTTTAATTTGCAGTTCAAGAAAGTAGTCCTGGCAAATTATATGAAGGAACAGCCAACACTTTTTCAGGGTTTCGTTTCGAATGTATCACAAGAAAAATACGACATTGTCATACCAGGACTTCATGAAACGACAATGGGAAATTTGTCGGTAAAATTCAGCGAAATAGGTGTATGTAGAATTCCTGAAATTAGTGAGGATAACGATCTGCTCTTATTCAAAGACTCATGTTTAAAAGTAACTGTGAAATGGAGAAAACGTTTATATAGCTATAAAGCAACATTATTCGCAAAACCAATGGATGATGGTGTAAAAATAAGAACTGACAAGTACACAAAGATATACCCCCATATAAACACTGCATTTGTTAGCTTAAAATGTTGGAAAAACATACTGCAACATGTCTTTGAAGAACAAAATAATGCATCATTCCATGAAacgttaaaaaacaaaatagaacaaATGATGCAAACACTTGACAGAAACAAGCAGCatataaatagttataaaaacagTGTTTCCGATGTTAATTCTGAAGTATCCGAACAGGTTATAATTGATCACTTTGTTCCGTTTCAAACATCATTTCATCATGGACAAATTGTTACAGTTCAATTATCAGCAAAAGAAGTATCAGGAATTTTGACACCAGTTCCACAAATAGTAAGCCTGACAAATGGTATAAAATTTTGTCTACCACATGTACAAGATCCAATCAAAACATTCTCAAGATATGCCGAGAAAAGTTCGTTACCAAAGTACAAAACCATAGAGGATTACAAGAATATCTGGCTCCCTATCGTTGAAATGGAATCAACTTTTAATGCTGTGGATAACGGGGAATCAGTCGTAATCAATGAATTACcccttaaatttaaaaatgccCAAGGCTTTTTTGAGTTGGATCAAGAATTTTGTGACAAACGTGATTTAGAATTTGGATATATTCCTGAAATAGATAATGATGATAGAGGATTATtgataagtgaaaataaaaaatattttttgttaccGAGTGGaaattttctttgtataatGCAAGCTCAAGACCTCGACTTGGAAACCAAACAGAAAATAGGCAATCAAGTTCTACATAAAGATACATATTTATGGAGTGGACACGCAGAAACTACTAAAATATGTAGATATGAAAAATTAGAAAAGGAAGAAAATGGTGGCCAACATAGAACAACAAAACTTCGAGTAGCATTTCAACTTCACGAAAATAGTTCTTCGCCACCTGCTTCTACGTTAAACGACTGTAGACTGGAGGTCATTTATAAATCGCCAGTTGATAG GCGCCTTGAAACccatctgaaaaaaatacagcAAGCTAGTGATTTAGCAAAAAATATAGCAGTTGGAAAAGATATCAATATTCCAG atcgaatacattttgaaattgcGGAACAGATTATACAAGAAGGTCTCAATGTTGATATATGGGAAAATAATGCTCAACAGCACTGGGCTATTAAAACATCcctcaaaacaaaatttaaactcaTCCAAGGTCCTCCAG GCACAGGGAAAACTTACATTGGTGTTAAGCTTGTTTAtcttttcaacaaatttaacACCTTGATGCACCAGAGGACAGGCAGTACTAAGAACCAGATAATTTTCTGTGGACCTTCAAACAGATCTGTCGATTTAGTTGCAC GCCTTGTATTAGAGAAATTAGGACCTAAAGCTCCGCGTATTGTTAGAATGTATGGCAGTGCTATTGAACAAATAAGCTACCCAATTCCTGGAAGGGCAAGTGTTAACAAACGCAACATATCCGATGCCAAAACAGATCCCTACCTGGTTGATCATGGAATTGTTCTGCATCACATAATTCGACAAGATGGAAAGCCATATGCCGCCCGCTTACGGgaaattgatagaaaatttTCCGATGATATCAGGATGCTAGAAGAAACAGATGAGCGAACGAGGATGCCTTTAAAAACAACAGTTGCAGAAATAAAGGAATATAGAGGTATCCAGAGTAAGGCAACAAAAGAGGAGCTTCCAcactatgacgtcatattttgtaCAACTTCGCTGGTAGCAAATCCAAAAGTTCTAAAAGCTACAAAAGACAGAGTTTACCAGCTTATAATTGACGAGAGTGGAATGTGTTCAGAACCATCAACAATAGTTCCTATTATAGCAACCTATGCGAAACAGGTTGTTCTAATTGGTGACCATAAACAATTACGTCcgataaataaatgtaaagaaGCAGCAAAATTAGGACTAGAAACCTCGCTTTTTGAAAGATATTCAGCAAATATCCAATTAAAAACCATGCTACAAGAACAGTATAGAATG CATCCCAAAATATGCGAATTCCCATCAAATCACTTTTATGATGGTGAATTAAAAACTCATCCCAAGGTTGGAATATCGCCTCAATTATTACACATGTGGCCGCATACACCAGATGGATATTATCCACATGTGTTTTTTCACGTAGAAGGAGACGAGCAGACATTAACTGTTAAAACCGATGCTGGAAATGAACAGTCAAGGTTCAACGACGCTGAAGTTAAACAAGTG ataaaagtGTTTCAACATATGGTAGAAAAGGAGGATGTTTCACCTTCAAGCATCAATGTCATGTCTCAGTACAACGCCCAGTGTACAGCGTTGAGGGAAGAATCTGTTAACACTGGACTTACAATACCTATAATATCTACTGTAGTTGCTAGTCAAG